The Anaerolineales bacterium genome window below encodes:
- a CDS encoding GMC oxidoreductase: MNGLDEPFVDFAIIGSGFGGSVAALRLSEKGYRVLVLERGNRYRDDEFARSNWDVRRYLWLPGWGCRGILQMTWLSGVLVLHGSGVGGGSLGYANVLAEPDAGVFELPAWSRYAPWGSRLRPHYATARRMLGAATNPQSCAADDMLRQVAAELGTLDSFQPTEVAVFFGEDGQEVPDPYFEGLGPPRAGCTHCGACMVGCRLNAKNTLPKNYLHLAEGLGAEIRAESEVVDVRPVREGEDGSARYEITYCRPGVLGSRRRRRVRARNVVFAAGALGTVSLLLRCRDETGSLPGLSQRLGSDVRTNSEALLGVTARDDRTDFSKGVAITSIFQADPVTHVEPVRYPDGSSLMRMLAAPLVEAGNGRWRRLWLLLCESILHPVDLARSKLLPGWARRTTILLVMQTTDTRLLVKRGRSLLTFFRRGLVSQRDQARPLVGELPIAHEVVRRFAAQVDGIAQGSINESLLNTPTTAHIMGGVPIGRSVEEGGADDRFRLFGYPGLYVVDGSVMPGNPGVNPSLTIAALAEWAMAAVAAKGEAEPSWPGGDLRTAGARRR; the protein is encoded by the coding sequence TTGAATGGCCTAGATGAGCCCTTCGTCGACTTCGCGATCATTGGATCGGGTTTCGGTGGCAGCGTGGCCGCCCTCCGTCTCTCGGAGAAAGGCTACCGGGTCCTAGTCCTGGAGCGGGGCAATCGCTACAGGGATGACGAATTCGCCCGCAGCAATTGGGATGTCCGGCGGTACCTCTGGCTGCCGGGATGGGGCTGTCGCGGCATCCTGCAGATGACCTGGCTGTCTGGCGTCCTGGTGCTGCATGGCAGCGGCGTGGGGGGAGGCAGCCTGGGCTACGCCAACGTGCTGGCGGAGCCTGACGCAGGGGTCTTCGAGTTGCCAGCCTGGTCCCGGTATGCACCGTGGGGATCCCGGCTCAGGCCGCACTACGCTACGGCGCGCCGTATGCTGGGCGCGGCCACGAATCCGCAGTCCTGTGCAGCGGATGATATGTTGCGACAGGTTGCAGCCGAACTCGGCACGTTGGACTCCTTTCAGCCGACCGAGGTCGCCGTTTTCTTCGGGGAAGACGGCCAGGAAGTGCCCGATCCGTACTTTGAGGGACTCGGCCCGCCGCGGGCCGGATGTACCCATTGCGGTGCTTGCATGGTGGGCTGTCGCCTCAACGCCAAGAACACGTTGCCGAAGAATTATCTTCACCTGGCGGAGGGACTCGGGGCTGAAATTCGGGCTGAGAGCGAAGTTGTCGACGTGCGACCGGTTCGGGAGGGTGAGGACGGCTCGGCTCGCTACGAGATCACCTATTGCAGACCCGGGGTGCTGGGCTCGCGGCGGAGGCGGCGAGTGCGGGCTCGCAATGTCGTGTTTGCCGCCGGCGCCCTCGGCACAGTGTCGCTCCTGCTGCGCTGCCGAGACGAGACCGGCTCGCTGCCGGGGTTGTCGCAACGCTTGGGCTCGGATGTGCGTACCAACAGCGAGGCCCTGCTGGGGGTCACGGCGCGGGACGACCGGACCGATTTCTCCAAGGGCGTGGCCATCACCTCGATCTTCCAGGCGGACCCAGTGACTCATGTCGAGCCCGTCCGCTACCCCGACGGCTCGTCGTTGATGCGCATGCTGGCGGCGCCGCTGGTCGAGGCCGGAAACGGTCGTTGGCGCCGCCTGTGGCTTCTCCTGTGCGAGTCCATCCTGCACCCGGTCGATCTCGCCCGCTCCAAGCTGCTGCCGGGCTGGGCTCGCCGCACGACGATCCTTCTGGTGATGCAGACGACGGACACGCGTCTTCTGGTCAAACGGGGGCGCAGCCTGCTGACCTTCTTCCGGCGGGGGTTGGTTTCGCAGCGCGACCAAGCCCGGCCGCTCGTCGGGGAACTGCCCATCGCCCACGAAGTCGTGCGCCGCTTTGCCGCTCAAGTGGATGGAATCGCCCAGGGAAGCATCAACGAGAGCCTGCTGAATACGCCGACCACGGCTCACATCATGGGAGGCGTTCCGATTGGACGCTCGGTGGAGGAGGGTGGGGCCGACGACCGCTTTCGGCTGTTCGGCTATCCGGGGCTGTATGTCGTCGATGGGTCGGTGATGCCCGGGAATCCGGGCGTCAACCCGAGCCTGACGATCGCCGCTCTGGCGGAATGGGCCATGGCGGCCGTTGCGGCTAAAGGCGAAGCGGAGCCCAGCTGGCCCGGCGGGGACCTGCGGACGGCAGGAGCCCGGCGGCGGTGA
- a CDS encoding DUF4242 domain-containing protein: protein MRRYLAIHSVRNMYPTQEEWVEDWRGLRQRTRQAPGCPIWLASFYAAVDGKLYCEWEAESEEDIRRCFTRRELEMAPFDSIQEIARLDPAWLDE from the coding sequence ATGCGTCGCTACCTGGCGATTCACTCGGTGCGCAATATGTACCCGACCCAGGAGGAATGGGTGGAAGACTGGCGTGGACTGCGCCAGCGAACGCGCCAGGCCCCGGGCTGTCCGATCTGGTTGGCATCGTTCTACGCCGCCGTCGACGGCAAGCTCTACTGCGAGTGGGAAGCGGAGTCGGAAGAAGACATCCGCCGTTGCTTCACCCGGCGCGAGTTGGAGATGGCGCCCTTCGATTCTATCCAGGAGATCGCCCGATTGGATCCTGCCTGGCTCGACGAATGA
- a CDS encoding SCP2 sterol-binding domain-containing protein, whose product MGYPFPSEPWLLALQVVLNADEQYARTARNWEGDILCVVEAQAGPDWMAAFYLDLWHGACRQAKACSPGADGLPPAKFVLRASLPNFYKVIAGELDPMQAMMTRRLRVEGNMGYMLRNVPTVLDFVRCCRLVEIEPKLVFA is encoded by the coding sequence ATGGGCTATCCATTCCCGAGTGAACCGTGGCTGCTCGCCCTGCAGGTGGTCCTCAACGCCGATGAGCAATATGCCCGGACAGCCAGAAACTGGGAAGGCGACATCCTCTGTGTGGTTGAGGCCCAAGCGGGGCCGGATTGGATGGCGGCCTTCTACCTGGACCTCTGGCACGGAGCCTGCCGGCAGGCCAAGGCCTGCTCGCCGGGGGCTGACGGGTTGCCGCCGGCGAAATTTGTCCTGCGAGCCTCGCTGCCCAACTTCTACAAGGTGATCGCAGGTGAACTGGATCCGATGCAGGCAATGATGACTCGGCGCCTGCGGGTGGAGGGCAACATGGGGTACATGCTCCGGAATGTGCCCACGGTTCTGGACTTTGTCCGTTGCTGTCGGTTGGTGGAAATCGAACCCAAGCTTGTCTTTGCCTGA